The sequence GATTGAGAATTTTCCATTTTCGGGAATTAGCTCCAGATTTTGAGGATGAAgaggatgatgaagaagaagaaggagagattTTAGCTCCTGTGCCGGATTCTAGCTTCAACGAAGATGATTTGTATCCTTCTCCGATTTTTGGCTCCTGGACAATTTTTAACATAGAactgaaaaaaatgaaaataaaaaattctgtAGATGAAATAGTGAAGTTATGTTGATCTGCCACCCTGAATGATACCAAAATCAATTCACATATGATTGTGTTTTACATTTTTCATCCATTTGATTTATTTCTGTACTTTGTTTTCAGAAATTCTGTATTGAAGCTATGAAAACTGAAAAGATTAGATGACGATACGATATTTTCATCCCGTTTGATTTTATTGGTGTCTGTCCCTTAATCTAATTCTCTTCAGATTTGATGAATCTATGAGTTTGAAACAACTTGGACTCTCAGATGCTTGTCTGGCCACGTTAGCATCTGGAGGTTAGTGATACTGATATGCCACTTGCCTCCATTGGCATTCTTGTTGGTTGTGAGAATTTCATGCATATGTTTTGGTTCCAATATTCTTCATTTTCTGGTTAAAAGGGGTGTCACTTGATCTGGTCTTGTGGTCATGTTGATGTTGATTTCATGAAAACAAAACTTTTGCTTTGATTAATTGTTTGTTACTAACTCTATTTGTACCACTATCTTATTTTCTTGCACCGGTGCTGCTGATTTATTTCCACAAGAACCTGAGAAGTAAGTTAAAAGTTGTGAATATTATTTCCACATTTCTGTAGATGATTGCTGCAAGTTTCTCATTTTCTGAGCAATGGTTGAACAGGGAACAAGAGTTTAAGCAGCAGCAGCAACCTGTTGTAGACAAAATAGTGGCATCTGAGGGGAGGAATTTCTTATCTGATGGTAATAGTTTTCTTTCTTGCTTCAATACTTCAAATCCCACCATAAGCCAcaaagagattttttttttatgtattatttttaaACTAAATTTAGAGGCAAACAAGGAGAATTTAGAGTCAGCTGAACCTTCCAGCTCTCTTATAAAGATATCGGAAAGAGAATTTGAATGTCTTCCTGGCTACATGAAGGGTCTAGCGACATGGGAGGTGAGGTTCTTTGTGTCTAACTAGATGTTTCTTTACAATTTACATGGATTATCTTCTTTAGTGTTCTTTAAACTCTAGTAATTTGTCTGTCTTCACAGTCGTATGTGCATATACTTGATCTATTTAACACTTTTTTTTGGGGTTCTTTGTTCAACTTGATCTCCTAGGATTTAGTTGTAGCTGTTGATAAAATCAATTCAAGCCTCAGGAAGAAAACGAATGGAGGCAACTACTTCCGGCAAGATGAAATCCCTTCATTTGATTTAGGTAGTCAAACTGTTACATCTCTGCCCTtatctgttttttctttttcttattgaaCCCATTAAAATGCATTAGCCTTTCCATAAA is a genomic window of Arachis ipaensis cultivar K30076 chromosome B06, Araip1.1, whole genome shotgun sequence containing:
- the LOC107605534 gene encoding uncharacterized protein LOC107605534 isoform X1, yielding MSEDAIWKFCNALASFCNHLQSNSDALKLSIDRRPIPLDSASSTFVQSLNRRVSTSAADLELLDSMSFGTVSFEELLGHCNELYKKNHSDLLELEDRLKSSYGYVPAPDFEDEEDDEEEEGEILAPVPDSSFNEDDLFDESMSLKQLGLSDACLATLASGEPEKEQEFKQQQQPVVDKIVASEGRNFLSDEANKENLESAEPSSSLIKISEREFECLPGYMKGLATWEDLVVAVDKINSSLRKKTNGGNYFRQDEIPSFDLGPKARSYLLVLVRMNRLVVETIDGILSYRVL
- the LOC107605534 gene encoding uncharacterized protein LOC107605534 isoform X2, coding for MSEDAIWKFCNALASFCNHLQSNSDALKLSIDRRPIPLDSASSTFVQSLNRRVSTSAADLELLDSMSFGTVSFEELLGHCNELYKKNHSDLLELEDRLKSSYGYVPDFEDEEDDEEEEGEILAPVPDSSFNEDDLFDESMSLKQLGLSDACLATLASGEPEKEQEFKQQQQPVVDKIVASEGRNFLSDEANKENLESAEPSSSLIKISEREFECLPGYMKGLATWEDLVVAVDKINSSLRKKTNGGNYFRQDEIPSFDLGPKARSYLLVLVRMNRLVVETIDGILSYRVL